A region of the Lycium barbarum isolate Lr01 chromosome 1, ASM1917538v2, whole genome shotgun sequence genome:
aaaatgATAAGGTTggatcgtacggtctgacacccgtacgactggtagtacaatgtggcagaacggtattgacgcgtggcaattgtgtaacggaacaaccggaccaacggccacgatcaaccgggccaacggccacgatcaaccgggccaACGGCTACGATCagctcggctatggagaaaccggaccaaacgatgtcctttgctttcttcggatcaagcactcctccggtcccaaaagaaagtcttcatgctcgtgcttgtttctttcttacCTCGGTCTctggtctcaccggtctagcatatatccgatttttaccgtatacaaaagtATCTTTTCTTTTTGTAGGGAGTGTATCATATTTTATTTACTATTGATGTTAACAAGATTCTATAAAATTCACATGTTCTTAGCTAATGTCAACAACTATACAAGTGTAATGGACATGAACATAATACACTATCATTTATGCAGCAGATTTCTAATTTCAGATTGTCTCAACATATTTGGCACAGTACTTCTACTGGAATTTTATCTAACTTCCACAAATTTTAAATAATTCAACTTCATTTAACTATTCAAATATAAAGATATGTGCTACTTTATTTCTCGACTATGCCTATATCTCATAGAAAATAAATAATACCATAAAATCCTAAATCTGGTTTTGAAAACGCAAGTAGGTTGCCACGTCAGGCAACTCGCCTTAGATAATTTCCACGTGGCAACACTTCAGAAAATAAATGCCCATTGGATCAATAACCCAATGCTTGTAAAATTGGCATAAACATCATTTTTTCGTGTGGATTATCCTTCAAAGGCGCTGCTCTTTAATTTTTagccctcaaattgttggtctttaatttttgtccttcgcttaaaaaagtgaccgaaaatacctcgaggttctgggttcgaactcccgctcagtcaaaacaaaaaaaaaagaattttgcaAGGCAAGGCTTTCGCGAAACCTCTGCATTAAGGCAGAACATTTGCCTAAAATTAGGCCTATCTgctttaaggcctaattttggccAAAAgttaaggcaaacctctgccttaagcttaacttttgtccgaataggcctaattttgctacgaaattctgccttctgatttattttttatttttttactgagccgggttcgaactcagaacctcgaggtattaggtgaaggataaaaattaaagaccagcaatttgaggggccaaaattaaagaccacccccgaataaggacaatcgtgcaaataaCCCCATAAACATCAAGCTATTACATGGGATCAGTAGCCCAATACTATATTACTTCTCAGTGGAGGCAAGATCACAAAAGACATGGCCTTGGAATTAAGAAACTGGAAATCTCATTTCCATTTATCAGCAATATATTCAGCTGACATATTTCTGGACTGTAATTTTAATGTAATTTTAATTAACATTGTCTCAGTTCCACAATTAAGTACATTCACACTTCAATATTCTTCATCCGCTTGCGTTGATCTAGTAATAGGAATTGACCATCTTCCAAGATGCGCAGTGTAGTTTATGCAGCGGATAACTCCTCTCCCCGAGGGTCCATCAGGAAAATCAATAACACTAATGCTGCCTGCATTCAGATGAAACGATCCCAACCATTCCTTTGTCAGATTTAAACAGTGTCCCATCATCGAAATATGAAGTGCAGGATGACCAACAGCAATGACTATATTGTCTTGGCCGTCAGATCTCTGTGATAGTTCATACAATAGATGTTTCCATGCTTTCCCTGATTGATCCCATAAAGATGTTGTGACTTCATCTTCCAATCTATTTAACCAACCTGATGGAACATTTTGCAGTCCTGATGCATCCTGCAGAGGAATTGAGCAGAGAAAATTAAGAGTATGAAAAACAATCCACTGCAAAAATAATTTTGCACAGAGAGGAACACATATAAAGCCTGAAAATGATGTTGCAGGGTGATTTACATACTGTTAAtaatccacaaaaaaaaaaaaaaatctacgcCATTTTCTAAAACAAAGGAAATAGTATAGGAGCGAGCTACAGGATATAAACAAGTGAATCACTAAAATCCGCAACATAAAAAAGTTAAACCCGGCAGCATCACTAGAAGAACAAACCTTCTGATCACAGACTAATTAATTGACTGTTCTGTACTTGTTAAATTCTATTAAGGAATGATCGAGTAAACCATAGACCGATACAAGGTTTGGAAATCGTTAATTCCAAAACCAACCCTTTTGGTAGTAGAGTGATTTCTAGAAAGGCTTAAATATGCAAGTATTTCAAACTAGAAACCGAGAAATAATACAAGCTGAGATTATGCAAAATTTATTCGGAGCGAATCAAGAAGAGTTCTTTATGACTTTGGATGCATCCTTATGATTTTATCTTAAGAATGTTTTGCATGCAAAACTGTTAATAAATTCATCAACTTGTTTCAGTTTAGGAAATCAGTAACGTGTTTCTTGCCTTCTCTGATTGTGTAAGAATACTTTCAATATCTAGATCTGGTATCTGCTTTGTTTCCACATAGCGTGGGATACAGTCAGCTCCAAGGCAGTCAGCAGCTTCTTGAACCTATAATATTTAGTAAAAAATTTGTGTCAAGAAAACTAATGCTCTTTCTATAAAAGATTGTCAACCGACATACTATCTGGATGGCCATACTTTGGTGATTGTGTCAGCTGTCTCTACAGATGCCATTTTAGTTCCACTGACTACGGTATTCACTTTCAGATCGAGAAGCAGCTCTGCTATTTTCTGTGCCTGTCATCCATTTTAATAAAATCCTGTAAGATTGTGACACCCCCAATATGAAGCTGAATGCTACTATAGAAAGGAGAACCATCCTACCTGTATATTTCCAAGCATGTTCATGGGGCCATTGCCAGTATACGGCATACTACTCTGTACACATTTCAAATTCCATGAGAAAAGAGCAGAAAATGGTCAAAGCAACAGATAAGGATACCAAAAAGACAATAAGCAACAACATTCATAAGGTGCTCAAGCCCCATTCTCAATTTTCTATGTCACTGAGGACAACATTTTAGAAGCAGTATTGAGTATTGACACATTCCAGATCAGCCAACCAACACAGTTTTTCCCCCCTTTTTCTTTTACTTAATCTGTGAGAAAGTGACCTATGATTTCCTATATCATCCTTCTCTTTGTTTATGCTCAGGTTGAAAATTCACTGTTAAATTCAAAAATTGTCCAAAGATAGGATTTCGTTTAAATAGATGTTAAAGTCCTCAAGCAGATatatctacaacaacaacaacatacccagttgaatcccacaatgtggggtttggagagggtaaagtgtacgcagaccttacccccaccttcgaaggtagggaggttgtttccgaaagaccctcggctcaaaagaaacaaGGGAAAGGAGTCAGATACGGACAAGCAAAAcaaagcaatgcgaaaatgagaaataacaagGACTTCTAAAACAACATGGATagacaagacccaacacataaaagcaGTATAATAATACTTCCTAATACGGGATAGAAATCCCCCCCCCCCACTAGCCCTCTACCCTGATACTCCGCCTCCACCCTCTCCTATCcccggtcatgtcctcggtaagctgaagtaGCGCTATATCCTGCtgaatcacctctccccaggccTTCTTTGGCTTACAGCCCTCTCCTCCGACCCACCACTGCCATCCTCTCACACCTCTTCACTGGCGCATCAATGCATCTCCACTACACATGGCCGAACCATCGCAACCtcccttcccgcatcttatccaccacaggggccacgcccaccttgtcccgaatcacttcattccgaatcctatctctcctagtatgcccgcacatccatctcagcatccgCATCTCTGCTACCTTCATTTTCTGGACATGAGCTTTCTTAACTGGCCAGCATTccgtcccatacaacatagtcggtctaaccaccgctttgtagaactttccctcgAGCAGATATATCTGCGGATGTAAAATCTTTATTTCATCTATATCTCTTACCATAAGCTAAAAAGTACAGTTATTAGTAATTCTGCAAGTACTTATAAGATAACTAAATTTCATGAAGTGAAAAAGTGGAAGCTGTAAATTTTTTATTGATTAGAGAGGAAACTGCAGTCCATTGCGTATAGAAGTTCCTCAAGTCATTGCAAAGGCGGACAAAATTATCTCTAGTATCTTCAAATCTCCAGACCCCACAccgtgggatttcactgggtatgttgttgttgtatcttcaAATCTCGACAAGTGCACTCTCCACCTCTAGAAAATTGGAGTAGGTTAGGGCCATTGGAATGGTTAGTATATAGCCTTATTTCATATTAATTTATCCAATGGTTTGTCTATAAGGGTGGTATTTTCGAGAATGATATCATGAGAGGGTGATAGAATGGACACATAAGATTCTTCTATCAGCTGAAGGCCAAAATCCTAGCACCGAATGAATGTGTAGCACTCAAACTAGTCTTTCACCAGAAATTATACGAGTCTTGCAGATTCAAACTTCAATAAGGATCAAAAGGCCCCTTTTCAGAAAATATACATGCTTTCAACTTTGCTCTGTTCTCACATAATTTTTTTTCCCCAAGCATTAGTTGCTATTTCTGGGTCATAGTCTCATAGACTACCTTTTTATCTCACAAATATGAAATCAAGGAGCCTAATATGTCTGTTTATTGGAAATATAGAATAATTGGTCCATAGCCTATTGCATACCTGTAGGTCACTCTCTGACACTCCATGGCAGACAAGTACCATCCGGTTACTAGCTTTTCTTCCTGCAGAACTGCCCACTGCTACAGGCGATCCTGGGGTCTGCATTATCAAAAATTAAGTCACACCACAAAGATAATCAGATAAACGACAAACCAGAGCCTTGAAGTCCAAACTCCAAATCAAGCCATAAAGAACAAAGATGCATCCAGTAGTTGAAAAACAAAATGAATAAAAAGAAGATTGAAACTACAAGTAATATGTTGACCTGGACTATCTGACAATCAGATGTAATATTCAGTTTCAAAAATTGCACTAAATAAGATCATGATGGAGTTAGCAATTAAAAGGCCGATATTCTCATGGGGCAAATGATATGTTCAGTTTATTTACATCAAGGTTTTTCAGCTGATGTAGTGGATCCATAAAGTCAAGGTCAGATTTCAATTTTACTGCATGAAGTACTATGGGTATATAAGATCCTACCAACTCAGCTTCAGTATTACAGCATTAGAAACTTTCTGAAAGGAAGATATTTTAGGCTGAACTTTAATAGCTAAGATTAAATCAAAAGTGTTACCAGACAGGATACCTGATTTAAACGATTAAGGCAGATACTTGGGGTTCCGCCCTCAGGTTGTGGAGTGAAGTCCAGCACACTAACCCCACAATTGCTCTGAAGTAGAATCCTGAAGTACTCGGTTCCTAATCCTGATTGATGGTGAAACAAATGTAAAAACTAGGTTCAGACTGCTAGCTGATGCTAGAAACCTCATATTCAATTATGATTATATTAAGCAAAGACTACCCAGGGCTGTTGCAACGAGAGCCTGATTAACTGCATTATGAGCAACTACTAGGACAGACTTGCTTTCATGGACCAAGATTTTGTCCCAGCAGCTTTTAGCACGAGCCCACAACTCTCTCACTGGGTAGTGACCGTCAATGACGAAATTTGGTGCATCTAATTGCCATTGACTAAAAGCTTCACCATATTTAGCTTTTCCTTCATGTTTCAGGAGGCCCTAGAGCAGACATATGTTTGCATGAGTGATCCACATGCAACAGTCAACAAGAATAACTTTTGCCATCTTGTTGCCATATTTACATATTTCAAGTCCAAAAGGAAAACACAAAGAAGAGGTGTAAACTACAACTGACTTGGAATGAGTATAGGTCAATTTCCCTCATGTCAGAATCAGTAATGATCTCCTCCTCACGAGCAccccatattatttcagctgtcCTCTTCGAGCGACGCAGTGGACTGGAACATGCAGGCCACTTCTGTCAATCGTTTTGGAAACATAAAAATGAATAGCAAGAGACTCTTTTTTTCTACATGCAACAGCTAAAAGTGAAATTATCAAGCAATTTGTGGTCGCAGATTATTAAGAACAGACTACTTGAAACCCTTTAACTTCTCTCCGGCATTTAAGATCAAGGATAAAATTCAAAATGCAAGTGCTGCAGTTAATCTGGAAATTTTCTTCTCCCTTATCTATTTCTTCAAATAATTAGTTTCTTCCTCTTTCCTTTGCAAAGAATAACCCACTAACAGATACAAGACGACTCCTCTGAGTGAAAGGTCACCAGCAGAAAACTCAAGAATACAGACACTAAAAGAGCAGATTATGTTTTCATTGTTATGAATGAAACCATGATACGGAATGCCTAAAATCTCACAGTGATCTGACATGTTTCTGCTCTTCAAATACATGACAGCCTAAAGTGCTTTCGGCGTCCTAAGCATGGATTCCCCAAATTCAGTTCTGGCTTACTGCCACACACTGAAGAGAACCACCCTTGCTGAGAGGTGAGTCGTAAAGGAGCCAAGTCAAGACTCAATCTGAGTTTTGA
Encoded here:
- the LOC132604401 gene encoding probable 2-carboxy-D-arabinitol-1-phosphatase, producing the protein MYSIAASSFFNHCKPLQNSPFHNPNRPLFTVIRSSSSVAQEADKSSSEGLEFPPIKGAKRVVLVRHGQSTWNAEGRIQGSSDFSVLTSKGESQAETSRQMLIDDSFDICFSSPLRRSKRTAEIIWGAREEEIITDSDMREIDLYSFQGLLKHEGKAKYGEAFSQWQLDAPNFVIDGHYPVRELWARAKSCWDKILVHESKSVLVVAHNAVNQALVATALGLGTEYFRILLQSNCGVSVLDFTPQPEGGTPSICLNRLNQTPGSPVAVGSSAGRKASNRMVLVCHGVSESDLQSSMPYTGNGPMNMLGNIQAQKIAELLLDLKVNTVVSGTKMASVETADTITKVQEAADCLGADCIPRYVETKQIPDLDIESILTQSEKDASGLQNVPSGWLNRLEDEVTTSLWDQSGKAWKHLLYELSQRSDGQDNIVIAVGHPALHISMMGHCLNLTKEWLGSFHLNAGSISVIDFPDGPSGRGVIRCINYTAHLGRWSIPITRSTQADEEY